In the Candidatus Chlamydia sanziniae genome, TGCAAGATTTTGTGTGATAGATATGACTATGCAAAGGCGTTAAAATATTTTCTTGTTATTGAAGCCCTAGTAACAAAGCAAGGTCTTTCTAAAGAAGAACTGCATTCTTTTACTCTTTTTCATGAAATCCAAAAAGTTGTATCAACAATAGCTCCGTGATTATTTAATGTGAATTAATTGTATTTTTGATTATATTTTTTTTAAAAATGGTATTTATAAGCTTTTATGAGTTTAGGTGTATTAGTATCCAATTCACATTCACAAAGTGCCTCTATGCGTAGGCATGCAGCAGAAAAACTGTATACTATAGAAATGCAGTTGAAAGAAAAGTCTCACCCATCTTGGATGGTAGCGCGCTCCAGGCTAGGGCTTGAAACCTTAGCTGTAGTTGTTGCTCTTCTTTTTATTGTTATGGCGGTATTATTGTGGTCAGGAGTTGTAGGTGTAGCCTCTGTTTGGGTAGTTTCTTGTTTTATTATGGTAGCTGTTGTTTTATTGACTTTTGCTTTAGTCTCCGCCCTGTTATATCGTTTCGAATTTTCTCGAGAATGTGCTTGGCGTTCTACTCTTTTAGAATGGCAATATTTAGCTGCTGATTATCGTCGTCTAGTTTTATAAAATGAACGGATCGAATAGTATTTGAAACTTTATAATGTACTGACTTTCTCAGCATAAATTTTTTAAAAAAATTTGGTTAATTTGGTGTCGCCTAGCGTAATTAATATTCAACTGGGGTTCCATTATGCTAGGTAAAATTCCTATTCCAATGCTTTAATTTTTGAGGCACTTTTTAAACTTCTGGTGAACCTTTTTACATCCAGCATATATCAAAATTTTGGCTGCTGTCTTTTTTCTGTAACTCTAGCAAATCCAGAAACTATTGAGGCAAGCGACCCAGTAAATGATGAGGGCAACGTCATAAATAAATCTCCTGCTTTTTTCCCACCGGCATTCACCGGGAACAAAATTAGTTTTTAACTACAAAAGAAATTCAGGAGCACGACCAGCATAATGCTTTTCCGCCATATTTCCTGTAATTTTCTTTATAGAATAACGCGCAATATAAATGGCACTCTGTCTAGTCATACTGTCTAGCTGTCTAGAGTAGAAAATCCAAAAGGCCATAACTTCATGAGAGTCTCTGACATATAAAGCTTATTTTCTTTTTTACAAGAAATGAGCTTTATATCTTCAGAATCAAACTTGAAAAGAATTGCATGAAAATGAGGAGATTGTAACTTAGCACACTACTCTTCACAACTAAAATAACGAAGAGACTTTAGTGTGCATTATGCGTGGGGGTAAATGGATAAAAAGCAGAGCAGTATTTGTTACCTACGGATTGATTTTGTAGAGATCTTGCTGTCTACTATGTATTATGCTTTACATCATACAATCAAGGAGTTTTATTCTATGACATGGGTAGAGTTTTGTAAAGATGTAAGCGGACGCTTGGGGTTGAATGGATTTTTTGTTGTCAATGTGCCACCTTTTGAAAAAAGTTGGGTAGATGGTTGTCGTCTTATTATTACTATTATAGTATTGTGTCTTGGTTTAGCAGCTCTGGTCTGCGGAATTGCTGTGGGTTCTTGGGGTGTTCTTAATGTAGAGATTCTTGCTGGGGCTTTTTCTTTTGTCTTGGGTATTTTGATGATTTTTCTTGCTGTATTTTGGATAATAAAACTTTTGCCTTCACACTGGAAGCAAGTCGCAACATCACTACTTCGTGAAAAAGAAAATCAAGTTCCCTCAAATACTTGACACATCTACGAGTGTTTTCGTAGCTTAACTGACATTTTTGTGTCTATTGTATGTCTATTAAGTAAGAAAGCCTGGGTTTTCTTCTTTTTCCTTATGGATAAGTTTTTTTTGTTTAGCATTCATATGCACAAGTATGTTATGGATGCGGCTGCTTTGTTTCATAAGGATGAGAACTTATAAATATAAAATATATTTTTAAATTGAGATAGATAGTTTTTCTTATGTTTTAAATACGATGTATAATAGGCTTTTGTATTGTTTTTAATACAAGTTATCTGGAGATCGGATGTCTTGCTTTCAATTTGCTAAAACTGTGCTTTTTGGCTTAGGAAGCTTTAACTGTTCTGCAGAGGCTATTCCCTCTTTCCGGACTGAACATAAAGCTGAGGACATAGCTCGAGTTGTTTTCGCTTTTTTTTTATATATAGTGGCTAAGACAGTCTTGGTAGTAGGAATTTTGGCTACAGCTTTTAGTAGCTCTATAGGTATTGCTGCCGGCTTTTTTTCAATTGTCTTTGGATTGGCATTGTTTGTGTGGGCAGTCGTACTGGTATGTGGATTTCTTGGTCTTTTGCCAAAAGACAAAAATTTGGATAGTGCTATAGTGAAAGGTTCTCTTATGAAAAACAAATTTCAGAAAAGTTCTAAATTAGATTTTTTTCAGAGTGATTCGCAGGAGGTTCTGAAAAGTCAAGAAGAAAAGGCTGATGTAGAGTCTGATACTTCTTCAGTTCTTCCAATTCCAGTTGCTTCGGCAAGTTCTTTTTTTCTTAGTTCTAAGACTGACTTGGATCTTGTTATTCAAGAGACTACTGCAGATAGTGCATTGGACGAGTATTTATTAGAAGTAGAAGATAGTAGTGATGAAGAGATGAAAGTAAAGCTACTAGAGTTAGAAAAGCTGGGGAATGAGTACACGAGTTACTTTAATGGCGATTGTAAAACAGAGGACAGCGCAGGCAGTGATGCTATAGAACTTAAGGAGGGACATTTTTCCTAGAGCATAGCATTTATCTTTTTTTATTTTCACATTATGTTGAGGAACATTTTGTTAGAAAACATCAGAGTTTATCTAGTGTTTTTTTTGCTTGTTGCAATCTTCGTTTCACCTCACTATAGTTACCTCATGTGAATGTAAGGCGAAAAGTCTCAATGTGGCAAGGCAAGGGAGTTTGCCCTATGGAAAATGAGAAAGAATCGGAAGTAGAGCTATTAGGTGACTATAAGATTCTTTATTGTCTCGGACAGACTTCATGGAGCCAAGATTTTCTTGCTGAACACCGTTTTATAAAAAAACGCTACGGCATCAAGCTTCTTCTTCCAGAATTAGCTATTTCAGAAGCTTTTATGAAAGCTTTTCATGATGTTGTTATTAAATTAGCGCGACTTAAACATCGTGGCGTTGCAGTTATTGAAAATGTTTCTCAGATTTCCAAGCAATGTTTTCTAGTGATGCAAGAGCATAGCGTGGCTGCGATTCCCTTAACGCAGTACCTTGCTAGCCTTTCTCAGCCTCTTACAGAACTAGAAATAGTAGCTTTGGTTCATCAACTTGCTGAACTTTTAGATTATGTTCATAATGCAGGTGTATTTCAAGGGGCTTGGGATCTTAATACGGTGCATATTCAAATTTTGGATAATGTTCCAGAAGTTCTACTTCCTGAATTGGGGTTTTCGTCATTGGTTCAGGAACGTGCCTTGCAGGAACTTTTGATAGGTGAAAGTGAACAGAAACAAGTTAAACTTAGGGAAAGAATTCTTTTTCAAGTTTTGGAACAGCCCTCTGAAGAAAGGACTCAAGATGTTTATGCTTTTGGCATGATTGTCTATTATCTTCTTTTTGGCTTTCTTCCCCAAGGGGTTTTCCCTATGCCTTCTATAGCCTTTCCTAGTTATGTTTATGATTGGGATAGACTTTTATGCTCTTGTTTGAGTTATTCTTTAGAGGAACGGGCTCGTGTGCTTTCTCCCCTAATTAGAAAGAAACTTCGAGGTGACCAGTTTCTTAGTGTCATTTCTACATGTACGCAAGGCTCTTTGCGAGAAGTTGTCGAAGATGTTTGTCCGGTAGTTTCGCATCCTGACGTTATGCGTGGAGAAGGTGCATACCAAGTAATTCAGCAAGAGGAAGCTACGGAGCATTTAGAGTTTGTGCTTGTTGAGGCGTGTTCTATAGACGAGGCTATGGATACTTCTGTAAGTGCTAAACTAGAATGTGAAAAGGAAGAGGACTATTCCCATGCTCTTCAGTCTCTACTTGTTCGTGAGCCTGTAGTGAGTCGTTATATAGAACTAGAAAAAGAAAAACCCAAGCCCTTACCTTTGTTCACAGAGATGGTTCTTATCGAAGGGGGGGAATTTTCTCGCGGAAGTTCTGAAGGTCAACGTGATGAACTTCCTGTTCATAAAATAATTTTAAATAGTTTTTTCTTAGATATCTATCCTGTGACTAACGAACAATTTATTCGGTACCTTAATTGTTGCGATGGTGAACAAGATAGATATTATAATGAATTGATTCGTCTTAAAGATTCGCGTATTCAGCGTCGTTCAGGGAAACTTGTTATAGAGCCTGGGTATGCTAAACATCCTGTTGTTGGTGTCACTTGGTATGGTGCTACAGGCTATGCAGATTGGGTTGAAAAGCGTCTCCCTACAGAAGCAGAGTGGGAGATTGCTGCTTGCGGAGGTGCTGCGCAGCTGCGTTATCCTTGTGGTAAGGAAGTAGAAAAAAGCCAAGCCAACTTTTTCACATCGGATACAACGGCAGTGATGAGTTATCCCTGTAATTCTTATGGGCTTTATGATATGGCGGGAAATGTTTATGAGTGGTGTCAGGATTGGTATGGCTATGATTTCTATGAGATTTCTGCTCAGGAACCAGAATCCCCTCAAGGTCCGGCTCAAGGGGTGTATCGTGTATTGCGTGGTGGATGTTGGAAAAGCTTAAAAGATGATTTACGTTGTGCTCATCGTCATCGCAATAATCCTGGTGCGGTAAATAGTACTTATGGTTTTCGTTGTGCTAGAAACGTCGGGTAAGAGATTTGGTGGATGAGGGGGAAGGGTTCTAAAGAGTACTACCTGATGTTGTGTCAGGAATTAGCAGATCATGATTATTCTTATTATGTACTTCACGATCCTAAGATTTCTGATTATGTCTATGACATGAAAATGCGTGAATTACTTCAGATAGAAGTTCACCATCCTGATTGGAAAGTCTTGTGGTCGCCATCAATCCGTTTGGGTGATCGTCCCTCTGGAGGATTCGCTGTTGTCGATCATCAGCCTCCTATGCTTTCTATTGCGAACAGTTATTCTAGAGAAGAACTCGAGGAGTTTTTTTCTCGTGTTAAGAAAACGTTGAGCTATACTCCGACTTATGTTGTAGAACTTAAAATTGATGGCATTGCAGTTGCTATACGTTATGAAGATCGTGTTCTAGTCCAAGCTTTAAGCCGAGGCAATGGACGTCAGGGAGAAGATATAACGGCGAACATTCGCACTATACGTTCCCTCCCCTTAAAGCTTCCTAGAGATGCTCCAGAATTTGTAGAGGTGCGGGGGGAAGTCTTTTTTTTGTGTTCTACTTTTGAAAAGATCAATGTAAAGCAACAGCAACTAGGGAGGCCTATGTTTGCTAATCCCCGCAATGCTGCTGGAGGCACATTAAAGCAACTTTCTCCTCAAGAAGTGGCGAAACGAAAATTGGAAATTTCTATTTATACTGTGATAACTACGGGGATGAATGATTCTCATTATGAAAACCTTTTACATTGCCGTACATGGGGATTTCCTGTGTGTGGTCACCCTCAGTATTGTAAAACAACAGATGACGTGATTTCCATATTACAAACAATAGAAATAGAGCGGTATACTCTTCCTATGGAGATTGACGGAGCTGTGATAAAAGTCGATAGCTTAATGAACCAGCAAAGGTTGGGGATGACAGGAAAGCATTATCGGTGGGCGTTGGCATATAAATATGCTCCTGAACAAGTAGAAACGATAATTGAAGATATCATTGTGCAGGTAGGAAGAACGGGAGTTCTTACTCCTGTAGCGAAGTTACGACCTGTTGTATTATCGGGATCTTTGGTATCTCGAGCGTCTCTTTATAATGAAGAAGAAATTCATAGGAAGGATATCCGTATTGGTGACACTGTGTATGTGGAAAAAGGGGGAGAGGTTATCCCTAAGATTGTAGGAGTTTGTAAGGATAAGCGTGTACAAAATTCTCAGCTATGGCAGATGCCTGAGTTTTGTCCTGGATGTCATGGCAAGCTAGTTCGTGAACCTGATAAGGTTGGAGTTCGCTGTAGCAACCCTTCCTGTTCCGCTGGGGTTATTGAAAAAATTCGTTTTTTTGTAGGTCGAAGTGCTTTAGATATTCAACATTTAGGAATGAAGATCATAACAAAGCTTGTTGATTTGGGGATGCTACATACTTTCTCAGACATCTTTCAGTTAACAAAAGAAGATTTGCTTCAAGTACCGGGGTTTCGCGAACGCTCGGTGGAAAATCTCTTGGCTGGTATTGAAAAAGCGAAACATGTTTCGTTAGATCGGTTTCTTGTAGCTTTGGGTATTTCTTATGTTGGTATTAGTGCAGCCTCTGCATTAGCCAGTTGCTTTCACACCATAGAAAAGATAATTTCTGCACCTTATGAGGCTTTGCTTACTGTTGAGGGTATTGGGGAGAAAGTTGCACACTCTATTATCGATTACTTTGCTAGTATTCAGCATATTCAAGAGATTGAAAAGATGTTGGCTTTAGGGGTTAAAATTTCTCCTTATCAAGAGGTAAATTCTATGTGTGTAGGAAAGGTCTTTGTTATGACCGGCTTTTTGTTGGGAATGTCTCGGTCTCAGGCAGAAGCTGCTATTCGCAATAGTGGGGGTAAAGTGAGTTCTTCAGTATCCAAACAGACAGATTATCTTATTGTAGGGACAAACCCTGGGTCCAAGTTGAAAAGAGCTAGGGAATTGCGAGTTCCCATTCTTACTGAGGAAGCTTTTGTTAAGCTTCTTAAGCTTGGGTAATTTACTATTAAAATAAATTATTTAATCAGTATTCATATTTTTATTAATATTTTTACCATTACCTCTAATAATTTCATCAAACTATTTATTATAAATATCTTTTAGGTTTATAATAGCTCAATAAATTCCGTATCTTTTTATTTCTTTGGAGGAAGGATGGCTTCTTCACCAGTTACTTTTGTTCAGGGTATCCCCTCTTGGTCGCAGAGTAACATCCTGGAATCAGGATCCCCACAAGTTGACCAGCCTTTAAGTCCTGAAGCTCAAGGATTGCGAGCACCGTTGATTGCGCGTTGGACTGTCCTAGAAAATCTAGAAAACCATATTAAAGCTATGGAAGCTTCAGATTTGAAGAAATACCGCGCCTATAAGATTGCTTTGTTAATTATTACTTTGATTGGTATAGCAATCGTCTGTGTTTTGCCTATATGTTTGGGATTGGGGCTCTCTCTTTGGATTCCTATTCTTGTGCTTGTTGGAATGGGGATAGCTATAGGAGTTGTTTCATACAAGTTGCGAGAAAAATGTCAAAAAATTCGATTGAAATACTTGGGGTACCAGCTCTACTACAAGCAGATCATGAGTCAGCATTCAGATTTAAAGGCGTTGACCTTGCATAAATATAACATCACAACGAAGCAACAGGAAAAGAGCTTAGCAGTTAAATTGCAATTACGTGCTGACTCGGAATCAGAAAGACCTGATGGAGGCGCTAAAAGAGATGCATCCCTAGATTTTGCCTCAGAAAGGATAGCACAGTTTTACCAAGTTGAGGCTCTTCTAGGTATCAATCATGTGAAGGATGCTGAGTGGCGGAAGCGTAGTCAAGAAGTGCGTATGATTAAAGAAAAGGTTATTGGAGGCATAAAAGGAGACGAAGCAATTAAAAAAGTGCAAAGAGATGCTTTACTGGTTTCAGGAGTTTACCACGGAGATTTCGTAAGTTCCGAGGGGTTTATAGATCTTGCCAAAACGATTATGAGTGTCTGTGGTTATGGCAAGTACATGGGAACACAGGCTCGCCAAGCCCTGGATCAATACACGCGAGCCTATCTCGATAGTAAGACTTTTGTTAGTTGGAATCCTCAATTGCCTCAAACTACACAAGAATATCTTAAGAGCTGCAGTCGTATTTTAGATCACGCTTCCAAGATATTTCAGGATCTTGCTCTATTAGTAGATCACTGCACTTCAGCACAATGGCTTTATGATTTAGAAAAGTTAATTTCGTGTTATGAGTATCTAGTCAATATGCAGCAGGTAGAGGATAAGAAGGTAGCTGAAATTGAGACGCTTCATCATCAGCTTGGGGTGCAGGAAGGGTGCAATCAAACGCGTTTAATGTTGTTATCTGGGATACGTAAAGACTTTCAAAGACTTGTTTTAACAAAGATATCAGGGAGTATAGATCAGAATGAGTTTTGTCAAGAACTCCAAGTGCTTTGTGAAAAGCTAAAATTGGAAAGATATCAGATACGTCAGGCATTAGGAAAAGGAAATGCGTCGATTAAGGAGTGCGAGGTTAAGGCTAATAAAGCGCTTATTGATTACCTTATAAATTTAGGGGACACTGGACAGTTGTTAGATCAGGTACGCACAGCTATTCAATATGGAAGGTTTGTAGAGAAAAATGTGAGTTCTGCCCTCCAAAGCCATCCAGAGAAGCGATGTATAGGATTGAAGAGCATTCTAGCACAACTTAAGGGGATATTGTATTCTGATGAGTGGGGTGCTGTCTCGATGAAATCTCTGGATAAGATTACTAAAGAAAAGACACTCTTACAACAACGCCTAAAAGAGCTCACGGAGAAGCTAGAGTCTTGGGAAGCGAGATATAATATATTTAAGGGTGAAAAACTTAGTCGCGTACTATTTAAAGATTTTGCGCAGTCCTATCCTTCGATTGATACACTTATCAGCAAAATTGGGGAGGCTAATTTCACTGGAGATATTGGGGAGTGTCTTTTAAAGAGTCGCGCATATTTAAATGACATGTTCAACAAGTGTACAGAAAAGCATTGTGCGCCGACTCAGGAAGAGATAACCGCATGGTCTGAGGAATACCGACAGCTGTGTAGTGAGCTTTCTGTTTTTTCTTCTACACTTCAGGAAGTGCAGCAGGAAATCTGTGAGGAGGGAATTTCCTCAGGGGCTATGTTATTCCAGTCCTTAACGACTAAGGACAAAAAATTGGAAGAGAAGCTTGAAGTAAAACGAACGCAACTCCGGGCAACAGCAAAGGCACAGCGAGCTTCTTCACGTGAACAAAGCCAGATACAGTTGAACACTCTTGTAAAAGAAGGAATTCAGAATTTGGAAGCTGTTTTACAAGGAATGGCAACTTTTGAAACAGCCACTCAGAATCCTTTAGAATATGACCCCACAAAGATTACTGAAGCTATATCGCAGCTTTTTATGGCGATGCAGAAGGCGAACTTTCTTGATCTTGAGGAGGTACTTACGACATCTAGTACGGCTGCTCCTGAGCCTTTAGCAGTCTTAAAGGAAGTTACTCCAGAAGTGAAAGAAGGCTTAGCAGCAAATATTATAGAAAGTCAGAAAAAATATCGAAGTTTCTTAGAGTTACAACAAGCAAATTTAGATAGCTTTTTGAAGAATATAGAAAAAATAGTGAAAAAGTGGAATCTTGCTCAAACCATAATCGGTGCATTGCTG is a window encoding:
- the ligA gene encoding NAD-dependent DNA ligase LigA; protein product: MRGKGSKEYYLMLCQELADHDYSYYVLHDPKISDYVYDMKMRELLQIEVHHPDWKVLWSPSIRLGDRPSGGFAVVDHQPPMLSIANSYSREELEEFFSRVKKTLSYTPTYVVELKIDGIAVAIRYEDRVLVQALSRGNGRQGEDITANIRTIRSLPLKLPRDAPEFVEVRGEVFFLCSTFEKINVKQQQLGRPMFANPRNAAGGTLKQLSPQEVAKRKLEISIYTVITTGMNDSHYENLLHCRTWGFPVCGHPQYCKTTDDVISILQTIEIERYTLPMEIDGAVIKVDSLMNQQRLGMTGKHYRWALAYKYAPEQVETIIEDIIVQVGRTGVLTPVAKLRPVVLSGSLVSRASLYNEEEIHRKDIRIGDTVYVEKGGEVIPKIVGVCKDKRVQNSQLWQMPEFCPGCHGKLVREPDKVGVRCSNPSCSAGVIEKIRFFVGRSALDIQHLGMKIITKLVDLGMLHTFSDIFQLTKEDLLQVPGFRERSVENLLAGIEKAKHVSLDRFLVALGISYVGISAASALASCFHTIEKIISAPYEALLTVEGIGEKVAHSIIDYFASIQHIQEIEKMLALGVKISPYQEVNSMCVGKVFVMTGFLLGMSRSQAEAAIRNSGGKVSSSVSKQTDYLIVGTNPGSKLKRARELRVPILTEEAFVKLLKLG
- a CDS encoding SUMF1/EgtB/PvdO family nonheme iron enzyme yields the protein MENEKESEVELLGDYKILYCLGQTSWSQDFLAEHRFIKKRYGIKLLLPELAISEAFMKAFHDVVIKLARLKHRGVAVIENVSQISKQCFLVMQEHSVAAIPLTQYLASLSQPLTELEIVALVHQLAELLDYVHNAGVFQGAWDLNTVHIQILDNVPEVLLPELGFSSLVQERALQELLIGESEQKQVKLRERILFQVLEQPSEERTQDVYAFGMIVYYLLFGFLPQGVFPMPSIAFPSYVYDWDRLLCSCLSYSLEERARVLSPLIRKKLRGDQFLSVISTCTQGSLREVVEDVCPVVSHPDVMRGEGAYQVIQQEEATEHLEFVLVEACSIDEAMDTSVSAKLECEKEEDYSHALQSLLVREPVVSRYIELEKEKPKPLPLFTEMVLIEGGEFSRGSSEGQRDELPVHKIILNSFFLDIYPVTNEQFIRYLNCCDGEQDRYYNELIRLKDSRIQRRSGKLVIEPGYAKHPVVGVTWYGATGYADWVEKRLPTEAEWEIAACGGAAQLRYPCGKEVEKSQANFFTSDTTAVMSYPCNSYGLYDMAGNVYEWCQDWYGYDFYEISAQEPESPQGPAQGVYRVLRGGCWKSLKDDLRCAHRHRNNPGAVNSTYGFRCARNVG
- the incD gene encoding inclusion membrane protein IncD is translated as MSLGVLVSNSHSQSASMRRHAAEKLYTIEMQLKEKSHPSWMVARSRLGLETLAVVVALLFIVMAVLLWSGVVGVASVWVVSCFIMVAVVLLTFALVSALLYRFEFSRECAWRSTLLEWQYLAADYRRLVL